The following are encoded in a window of Streptosporangiales bacterium genomic DNA:
- a CDS encoding FAD-dependent oxidoreductase, with translation MAAVADVVVVGGGVVGASIAFHLARLGAGAVTLLERSERLAAGATGRSGALVRTHYTNEPEAAMAWAAVPWFEEWAERVGGSCGFVQTGFVQLVLPEDNDLLRAHVAMQQRVGIDTRLVDAAELRTLEPALAVRDGELAAYEPRSGYADPVATTEGFAAAAQRHDATVRLDEPVLSLQQQGSRVTGVVTAAGTIAADVVVLANGWWSKAMLADIGVDVPIDPYRAQRTLVERPASLRGERGHLTVIDRRHGIYTRPHGTDSTLVGLSSASQPSPLDSGEASEVDREFPDRARARLAAALPAFADSAVRDSAAGPLDVTPDRCCLLGPVDGVEGLQLAVGMSGGGFKKAPAIGACIAELVVEGRASAAPIEPFDPDRFTRGGAIESTAYRVGGGPEESREALVH, from the coding sequence ATGGCAGCGGTAGCGGATGTGGTCGTGGTCGGTGGCGGTGTCGTCGGTGCCAGCATCGCTTTCCACCTCGCCCGGTTGGGCGCGGGCGCCGTGACGCTGCTCGAACGCAGCGAGCGGCTCGCGGCCGGGGCGACCGGTCGTTCCGGCGCGCTCGTGCGCACGCACTACACCAACGAGCCCGAGGCCGCCATGGCGTGGGCGGCGGTGCCGTGGTTCGAGGAGTGGGCGGAACGCGTCGGCGGCAGCTGCGGCTTCGTGCAGACCGGGTTCGTGCAGCTCGTGCTGCCCGAGGACAACGACCTGCTGCGTGCCCACGTCGCGATGCAGCAGCGGGTCGGCATCGACACCCGGCTGGTCGACGCAGCGGAGCTCCGTACGCTGGAACCGGCGCTTGCCGTGCGCGACGGCGAGCTGGCGGCGTACGAGCCGCGGAGCGGATACGCCGACCCGGTCGCGACCACCGAAGGCTTCGCGGCCGCGGCGCAACGGCACGATGCCACCGTGCGGTTGGACGAGCCGGTGCTTTCCCTGCAGCAGCAGGGATCCCGCGTCACGGGGGTGGTGACCGCCGCCGGCACGATTGCCGCGGACGTGGTCGTGCTCGCCAACGGCTGGTGGTCGAAGGCCATGCTCGCCGACATCGGTGTGGACGTGCCGATCGACCCGTACCGGGCGCAGCGCACGCTGGTCGAGCGGCCGGCTTCGCTGCGCGGTGAGCGCGGTCACCTGACCGTCATCGACCGCAGGCACGGCATCTACACCCGGCCGCACGGGACGGACAGCACGCTCGTGGGCCTGAGCTCCGCGTCGCAACCGAGCCCGCTCGACTCCGGCGAAGCCTCCGAGGTGGACCGGGAGTTCCCGGACCGCGCGAGAGCACGCTTGGCCGCCGCACTGCCGGCGTTCGCCGACTCGGCCGTACGCGACTCGGCTGCGGGGCCGCTCGACGTCACGCCTGACCGGTGCTGCCTGCTCGGCCCCGTCGATGGCGTCGAGGGACTACAGCTGGCCGTCGGGATGAGCGGCGGCGGCTTCAAGAAGGCGCCGGCGATCGGTGCGTGCATCGCGGAACTGGTCGTCGAAGGACGCGCTTCCGCCGCGCCGATCGAACCGTTCGACCCCGATCGGTTCACCCGCGGAGGTGCGATCGAGAGCACCGCGTACCGTGTCGGCGGGGGACCCGAGGAATCGCGAGAAGCCCTGGTGCACTGA
- a CDS encoding ATP-binding cassette domain-containing protein, whose amino-acid sequence MTGTTGDLLQIRDLSKAFGNVRAVTDVSISVKRGEITAIIGDNGAGKSTLIRCIAGVHTPDEGVLVFDDEPVKFSSPEDARRAGIETVHQNLALVEDLTVTQNLFLNRERVCGFGPVALLDRKAMAREAHDMLSRLAVNVPSVRARVRKLSGGQRQGVAIARAAGWGSKLVIMDEPTAALGVQETAKVEELIRALREDGLAVLIISHNFDQVMRLSDQVWVMRSGRLVGGRRSADTTGDELVAMVTGAVAG is encoded by the coding sequence ATGACCGGCACCACAGGCGACCTGCTGCAGATCCGCGACCTCAGCAAGGCGTTCGGCAACGTCCGTGCCGTCACCGACGTGTCGATCTCGGTGAAGCGTGGCGAGATCACCGCGATCATCGGTGACAACGGCGCGGGTAAGTCGACGCTCATCCGCTGCATCGCCGGCGTGCACACACCGGACGAAGGCGTGCTGGTGTTCGACGACGAGCCGGTGAAGTTCTCCTCGCCCGAGGACGCCCGGCGCGCCGGCATCGAGACCGTGCACCAGAACCTCGCGCTCGTCGAAGACCTCACCGTCACGCAGAACCTGTTCCTCAACCGCGAACGGGTGTGCGGGTTCGGGCCGGTGGCGCTGCTCGACCGTAAGGCCATGGCGCGCGAGGCACACGACATGCTGTCGCGCCTCGCCGTAAACGTCCCTTCGGTGCGTGCGCGGGTACGCAAGCTGTCCGGCGGGCAACGGCAGGGGGTCGCGATCGCGCGCGCCGCCGGTTGGGGCTCCAAGCTCGTCATCATGGACGAGCCGACGGCCGCGCTCGGTGTGCAGGAGACGGCAAAGGTCGAAGAGCTGATCCGGGCGCTGCGCGAGGACGGCCTCGCGGTGCTGATCATCAGCCACAACTTCGACCAGGTGATGCGGCTGTCCGACCAAGTGTGGGTGATGAGGTCGGGGCGTCTGGTGGGTGGCCGCCGGTCGGCCGACACCACAGGGGACGAACTGGTGGCCATGGTCACCGGAGCCGTTGCGGGCTAA
- a CDS encoding transporter substrate-binding domain-containing protein, giving the protein MSLHRLCRLGVAFTAAALVALTACGGGGSGGSDPESSEGGAKGKLPKVEKVQSIADAVPAEIRKKGSMTVVMSTSSVPAHFETDSGMKGVDPDLAVLLGKVMGLKVDVKGVPLDGIIPGLQAKRYDVVLSQFSPTADRAKAVDFVNYAQSGTSLGVAKGNPKKLDVKNLCGATIGVQKGSFQSVEVIPDIDKRCKKQGEKPVQMKTFRDSSASLLALNSSRVDGLLLDSPVLGYAVKQSKGKIEAAGTINPNPVAIGSVKGSGMEKPIQQALEHLKKDGAYDKVFARWGLQETTLDEGEFKINEIQAG; this is encoded by the coding sequence ATGTCTTTGCATCGTCTTTGTCGGCTTGGTGTTGCCTTTACGGCGGCAGCGCTCGTTGCCCTGACCGCGTGTGGTGGCGGTGGATCAGGCGGTTCCGATCCTGAGTCGTCCGAGGGTGGTGCGAAGGGCAAGCTGCCGAAGGTCGAGAAGGTCCAGAGCATCGCGGACGCGGTGCCGGCGGAGATCCGCAAGAAGGGCTCGATGACCGTCGTGATGAGCACGTCCAGCGTGCCCGCGCACTTCGAGACGGACAGCGGGATGAAGGGCGTGGACCCCGATCTCGCCGTGCTCCTCGGCAAGGTGATGGGTCTGAAGGTCGATGTGAAGGGCGTGCCGCTCGACGGGATCATCCCCGGCCTGCAGGCGAAGCGATACGACGTCGTGCTCTCCCAGTTCTCGCCGACCGCGGACCGCGCGAAGGCCGTCGACTTCGTGAACTACGCGCAGTCCGGCACCTCGCTCGGTGTGGCCAAGGGGAACCCGAAGAAGCTCGACGTGAAGAACCTGTGCGGTGCCACCATCGGTGTGCAGAAGGGCTCGTTCCAGAGCGTCGAGGTGATCCCCGACATCGACAAGAGGTGCAAGAAGCAGGGCGAGAAGCCGGTGCAGATGAAGACGTTCCGCGACTCCAGCGCCTCGTTGCTCGCGTTGAACAGCTCGCGGGTGGACGGTCTGCTGCTCGACTCGCCGGTGCTCGGCTACGCGGTGAAGCAGTCCAAGGGCAAGATCGAGGCCGCCGGCACCATCAACCCGAACCCGGTCGCGATCGGCTCGGTGAAGGGCAGCGGTATGGAGAAGCCGATCCAGCAGGCGCTCGAGCACCTGAAGAAGGACGGCGCGTACGACAAGGTGTTCGCCCGCTGGGGCCTGCAGGAGACCACGCTCGACGAGGGCGAGTTCAAGATCAACGAGATCCAGGCCGGCTGA
- a CDS encoding ABC transporter substrate-binding protein, with protein sequence MKPRVTLIPALIGALALAASACAPAEEQAAEFTPGPLGAVTVRPDQPIKVGAIQVISGADASLGEDQQRALRVAMDDKGGKLFGHDLELEVEDAQCLAEGGTTAAQKLAADPQIVGVVGTSCSGAAVPAMGILADKGISMISGSNTSPSLTSNLRGKKGADNHKGYFRTAHNDVIQGQAAATFALERLKAKRAVTIHDGDPYTEGLANAFGAAFKEQGGKVALATAVDKSATDMRPILTEVAAKKPDLVFFPIFQPAADFIVRQAKEFPELRNAEKLMGADGLLSDTFVVIKATEGMYFSGPATPTGSPYQEFVGKYEEKFGEKPIQSFHAHAYDAFNMLHAAIRKTAVREDDGTIQIDRKKLMDALYATKNFEGLTGSLRCDKFGDCADAKIDIVQNTQEQEKISDVRGNVKFTHEP encoded by the coding sequence ATGAAACCTCGCGTAACCCTCATACCCGCACTAATCGGCGCTCTCGCGCTCGCTGCCTCCGCATGCGCCCCCGCAGAAGAGCAGGCCGCGGAGTTCACGCCAGGTCCGCTAGGGGCGGTGACGGTCCGCCCCGACCAGCCGATAAAGGTCGGCGCCATCCAGGTCATCAGCGGTGCCGACGCGAGCCTGGGCGAGGACCAGCAGCGGGCTCTCAGGGTCGCCATGGACGACAAGGGCGGCAAGCTGTTCGGGCACGACCTCGAGCTCGAAGTCGAGGACGCGCAGTGCCTCGCGGAGGGCGGGACTACGGCCGCGCAGAAGCTCGCGGCGGACCCGCAGATCGTCGGCGTGGTGGGGACGAGCTGCTCGGGTGCGGCGGTGCCCGCGATGGGGATCCTCGCGGACAAAGGCATCTCGATGATCTCCGGATCGAACACCTCGCCGTCGCTCACGTCCAACCTGCGCGGCAAGAAAGGAGCCGACAACCACAAGGGCTACTTCCGCACTGCACACAACGACGTCATCCAGGGCCAGGCGGCCGCCACCTTCGCCCTCGAGAGGCTGAAGGCGAAGAGAGCGGTCACGATCCACGACGGTGACCCGTACACCGAGGGTCTGGCCAACGCGTTCGGCGCCGCGTTCAAGGAGCAGGGCGGGAAGGTGGCCCTGGCGACCGCCGTGGACAAGAGCGCCACCGACATGCGGCCGATCCTGACCGAGGTGGCTGCCAAGAAGCCGGACCTCGTGTTCTTCCCCATCTTCCAGCCGGCGGCGGACTTCATCGTCCGGCAGGCCAAGGAGTTCCCTGAGCTGCGCAACGCCGAGAAGCTCATGGGGGCCGACGGTCTGCTCTCGGACACGTTCGTCGTCATCAAGGCAACGGAGGGGATGTACTTCTCCGGCCCGGCCACCCCGACGGGTTCGCCCTACCAGGAGTTCGTGGGCAAGTACGAGGAGAAGTTCGGCGAGAAGCCGATCCAGTCGTTCCACGCCCATGCCTACGACGCGTTCAACATGCTCCACGCCGCGATCAGGAAGACCGCCGTCCGTGAGGACGACGGCACGATCCAGATCGACCGCAAGAAGCTGATGGACGCGCTGTACGCGACCAAGAACTTCGAGGGCCTGACCGGGTCACTGCGCTGCGACAAGTTCGGGGACTGTGCAGACGCGAAGATCGACATCGTGCAGAACACCCAGGAACAGGAGAAGATCTCCGACGTTCGCGGGAACGTCAAGTTCACACACGAACCCTGA
- a CDS encoding AsnC family transcriptional regulator, with translation MPTPESRRHAAGGANNAHHSGVSVVILSISGYSEGYSFMTVRTSEHHQTSVELTAADLDLIAALQVSPRAENRLLAAALGVSVATVSRRLRRLQQQRVLGFAADVPWWARSQTHPQHIWIETEAGRTPAVAAEISQLPDAQYVALTTGGADVYCVVHPYHREQVPELLSQRLPSIRGVLATRTEVGLGCYATGAGWRLRRLDATQELALGGVTEPNLPASTPVQLRDDERAVLRLLQVDGRTSAASAARTLGTSTSTAYRLITSLLQRRILVPRVEVEPGLLGHPLEVVVSLVAAPGQMPQLATTLAEHPAARYIVTVAGRSSVLFHSVFAHERNLADFLAADMGTLPGVVSHDVSVVLDVVTRYWGRREEKLHAEPLS, from the coding sequence ATGCCCACTCCAGAATCCCGTCGACACGCGGCCGGGGGTGCAAATAACGCCCATCACAGTGGCGTATCTGTCGTAATATTGTCAATCAGTGGCTACTCAGAGGGATATTCGTTCATGACGGTGCGGACGAGTGAGCATCACCAGACGTCGGTCGAGCTGACCGCCGCCGACCTCGACCTGATCGCCGCCCTCCAGGTGTCGCCGCGCGCAGAGAACCGGCTGCTCGCTGCGGCCCTCGGCGTCTCGGTGGCTACGGTGAGCCGGCGGCTGCGCCGGTTACAGCAGCAGCGGGTGCTCGGCTTCGCTGCCGACGTGCCGTGGTGGGCGCGGTCGCAGACGCACCCGCAGCACATCTGGATCGAGACCGAGGCCGGGCGGACGCCGGCGGTGGCCGCGGAGATCAGCCAGCTGCCGGACGCGCAGTACGTGGCGCTCACCACCGGCGGCGCCGACGTGTACTGCGTCGTGCACCCGTACCACCGCGAACAGGTGCCCGAGCTACTCAGCCAGCGGCTGCCGTCCATCCGCGGCGTGCTCGCCACCCGCACGGAGGTCGGCCTCGGCTGTTACGCGACCGGCGCCGGCTGGCGGCTGCGCCGCCTCGACGCGACACAGGAACTGGCACTCGGTGGCGTCACGGAACCGAACCTGCCGGCCTCGACACCGGTGCAGCTGCGCGACGACGAGCGAGCAGTGCTGCGGCTGCTGCAGGTCGACGGGCGAACGTCGGCGGCCAGCGCGGCACGGACACTCGGCACGAGCACGTCGACGGCATACCGGTTGATCACGTCCTTGCTGCAGCGCAGGATCCTCGTGCCCCGCGTGGAGGTGGAGCCCGGCCTGCTGGGCCACCCGTTGGAGGTGGTGGTCTCGCTCGTCGCCGCCCCGGGGCAGATGCCGCAGCTCGCGACCACCCTCGCGGAACACCCGGCGGCGCGGTACATCGTCACCGTGGCCGGCCGGTCGTCGGTGTTGTTCCACAGCGTCTTCGCGCACGAACGCAACCTCGCCGACTTTCTCGCCGCCGATATGGGCACGCTGCCCGGCGTCGTCTCCCACGACGTCTCCGTCGTCCTCGACGTGGTGACCAGATACTGGGGCCGGCGCGAGGAGAAGCTGCACGCCGAGCCGCTCTCGTGA
- a CDS encoding VOC family protein produces MHLHLVALVVAEYDPAIDFFVGVLGFELVEDSASLTNDGRPKRWVVVRPPGAETGILLARADGAEQSATVGRQAANRVGFFLRVDDFDATYARLQSAGVEFVTQPRTEPFGRVAVFLDIAGNRWDLIGPA; encoded by the coding sequence GTGCATCTCCATCTCGTCGCGTTGGTGGTCGCCGAGTACGACCCGGCAATCGACTTCTTCGTCGGTGTGCTCGGGTTCGAGCTGGTCGAGGACAGCGCTTCGCTGACCAACGACGGGCGGCCCAAGCGCTGGGTGGTGGTGCGGCCGCCGGGGGCCGAGACCGGCATCCTGCTCGCCCGCGCCGACGGCGCCGAGCAGTCGGCCACCGTCGGCCGACAGGCGGCGAACCGCGTCGGCTTCTTCCTGCGCGTCGACGACTTCGACGCCACGTACGCCCGTCTGCAGTCCGCCGGCGTGGAGTTCGTGACCCAACCACGCACCGAACCCTTCGGCCGCGTCGCAGTGTTCCTGGACATCGCCGGCAACCGCTGGGATCTCATCGGCCCGGCCTGA
- a CDS encoding substrate-binding domain-containing protein, with protein MTACSDSPDGESGGDVKTAAVIKGLDNPFFQAMKQGIEAESKAGGGEVTVQAANSITDTTGQADKLDALALQDYGCYLVNPISGTNLTQSLAKVSANDKPIVNIDSPVDASAAKRAKLDIATYIGTDNVAAGRLAGKEMLKHLDSGDQVALVGGIAGDVTSQARLTGFKQAVRGKLEVKQTVAADWDRQKALTDAQDIMRGNSGIKGFFVANDDMGLGVSRAVANAGKTGDVDVISVDGIEDGLEGVKDGKLTASVAQYPYTMGTMGMEACAAAAAGKKLPKQVDAPVQLVTEDTADKALKAFPKPFQPYDDPFRDKAD; from the coding sequence ATGACCGCCTGCTCGGACTCCCCGGACGGGGAGAGCGGTGGTGACGTCAAGACCGCCGCGGTCATCAAGGGGCTGGACAACCCCTTCTTCCAGGCGATGAAGCAAGGCATCGAGGCGGAGTCGAAGGCCGGCGGCGGCGAGGTCACCGTGCAGGCCGCGAACTCCATCACCGACACGACCGGCCAGGCCGACAAGCTCGACGCGCTGGCGCTGCAGGACTACGGCTGCTACCTGGTCAACCCGATCAGCGGCACCAACCTGACCCAGTCGCTGGCCAAGGTGAGCGCGAACGACAAGCCGATCGTCAACATCGACAGCCCGGTGGACGCGTCGGCGGCGAAGCGCGCCAAGCTCGACATCGCGACGTACATCGGCACCGACAACGTCGCCGCCGGGCGGCTGGCCGGCAAGGAGATGCTGAAGCATCTCGACTCCGGCGACCAGGTCGCGCTTGTCGGCGGTATTGCCGGCGACGTGACCAGCCAGGCCAGGCTCACCGGCTTCAAGCAGGCGGTGCGCGGCAAGCTCGAGGTGAAGCAGACCGTCGCGGCCGACTGGGACCGGCAGAAGGCACTGACCGACGCGCAGGACATCATGCGCGGCAACTCCGGCATCAAGGGCTTCTTCGTCGCGAACGACGACATGGGCCTCGGTGTCAGCCGTGCCGTGGCCAACGCAGGCAAGACCGGTGACGTCGACGTGATCAGCGTGGACGGGATCGAGGACGGCCTGGAGGGCGTGAAGGACGGCAAGCTCACCGCCAGCGTCGCGCAGTACCCGTACACCATGGGCACGATGGGCATGGAGGCGTGCGCAGCGGCCGCCGCGGGCAAGAAGCTGCCGAAGCAGGTGGACGCGCCCGTGCAGCTGGTGACCGAGGACACCGCCGACAAGGCGCTGAAGGCGTTCCCGAAGCCGTTCCAGCCGTACGACGACCCGTTCCGCGACAAGGCGGACTGA
- a CDS encoding ROK family protein, whose product MEGIESRLSGAGELLDLIRSHGPLTRAEIVERTGLARSTVNGRLDTLLGTALIRPAGASASTGGRRPTTFAFDTTAGVLLVADLGASGMRVAVCDLAGSIQDEREAKHDIADGPQPVLDQVTNLFTELLHDADRTAADVRGIGISVPGPVEFATGRVVSPPIMTGWDGYDIPGYFAAEYDCRVVVDNDVNAMAYGAHRAEYPDTAHLLMIKVGTGVGSGVVADGKVLRGAQGAAGDIGHTRAEIADDTPPECHCGNVGCVEAYVGGWAVARDLRAEGYQTAAVDDVVALVQAGDPTATRLIRRGGRILGASVASAVSLLNPSVVVFAGQLAAAEQHLLAGVRELVYQRSLPLATRSLEIAASRLDLQAGAVGLSYLLADTIFAPDQLATLVRRTEPTT is encoded by the coding sequence ATGGAGGGCATCGAGAGCAGGCTGTCCGGGGCCGGCGAGCTGCTCGACCTGATCCGCAGCCACGGCCCGCTCACCCGCGCGGAGATCGTCGAGCGCACCGGGCTCGCCAGGTCCACGGTGAACGGCCGTCTCGACACGCTGCTCGGCACCGCGCTGATCCGCCCTGCGGGTGCGAGCGCGTCCACCGGCGGCCGGCGCCCCACCACGTTCGCCTTCGACACCACCGCAGGCGTGCTGCTGGTGGCGGACCTCGGCGCGTCCGGCATGCGGGTGGCCGTCTGCGACCTCGCCGGCAGCATCCAGGACGAGCGCGAGGCGAAGCACGACATCGCGGACGGGCCGCAGCCGGTGCTCGACCAGGTGACGAATCTGTTCACCGAACTGCTGCACGACGCCGACCGGACCGCCGCCGACGTACGCGGCATCGGCATCAGCGTGCCGGGCCCGGTGGAGTTCGCGACCGGCCGCGTGGTCAGCCCACCGATCATGACCGGCTGGGACGGCTACGACATCCCCGGCTACTTCGCCGCCGAGTACGACTGCCGGGTGGTCGTGGACAACGACGTCAACGCGATGGCGTACGGCGCACACCGCGCCGAGTACCCCGACACCGCGCACCTGCTGATGATCAAGGTCGGCACCGGAGTGGGCTCGGGCGTAGTGGCCGACGGCAAGGTGCTGCGCGGCGCACAGGGTGCGGCCGGCGACATCGGGCACACCAGGGCGGAGATCGCCGACGACACACCGCCGGAGTGCCACTGCGGCAACGTCGGCTGCGTCGAGGCGTACGTCGGCGGCTGGGCGGTCGCCCGCGACCTGCGCGCCGAGGGCTACCAGACCGCGGCCGTGGACGACGTGGTCGCGCTCGTCCAGGCCGGTGATCCGACGGCCACCCGGTTGATCCGCCGCGGCGGGCGGATCCTCGGTGCGTCGGTGGCCAGCGCCGTGAGCCTGCTGAACCCGTCCGTGGTCGTGTTCGCGGGCCAGCTCGCCGCCGCCGAGCAGCACCTGCTCGCCGGCGTGCGGGAGCTGGTGTACCAACGCTCGCTGCCGCTGGCGACGCGGTCGCTGGAGATCGCGGCCAGCCGGCTCGACCTGCAGGCGGGCGCCGTCGGCCTGTCGTACCTGCTCGCCGACACCATCTTCGCCCCCGACCAGCTCGCCACCCTGGTACGGCGCACCGAACCCACGACGTAG
- a CDS encoding ABC transporter permease yields MAAVQRDPAVDAVPVTARLRDVGFWAEWAAAVGLVAIVLVFGVLDATFLSIGNIEALLVSAAMLVILAVGQSFVIASAGIDLSIASTMTFAAVVLGWAYASGWGTAMSCVAAVIAGAAVGCLNGLLVAKAKITDFVVTLGSLSAASAGALILSGGNPRDVESMFLLQFTTGSIGPIGYPVIAAAVIAVVAHVVWFRTRFGVHLLATGGNNEAARAMGINTARVKIAVYTMSGVLAGVAAILLVSRIGAAEPAANLNYLLNSVAAVVLGGVSLYGGKGTVLGPVLGALLLTSLVNGLTLLGVSQFYQPLAVGVIVVAAAFLARYQR; encoded by the coding sequence ATGGCCGCTGTGCAACGGGATCCGGCCGTCGACGCGGTGCCGGTGACCGCACGGCTGCGCGACGTCGGCTTCTGGGCCGAGTGGGCCGCGGCAGTGGGCCTGGTGGCGATCGTGCTGGTGTTCGGCGTTCTCGACGCCACCTTCCTCAGCATCGGCAACATCGAGGCGCTGCTGGTGTCCGCGGCGATGCTGGTGATCCTCGCGGTGGGGCAGTCGTTCGTCATCGCGTCCGCGGGCATCGACCTGTCCATCGCGTCCACCATGACGTTCGCCGCGGTGGTGCTCGGTTGGGCGTACGCCAGCGGCTGGGGTACGGCGATGTCGTGCGTCGCCGCCGTCATAGCGGGTGCCGCCGTCGGCTGCCTCAACGGCCTGCTGGTGGCGAAGGCGAAGATCACCGACTTCGTGGTGACGCTTGGCTCGCTGTCCGCGGCGTCCGCCGGCGCGTTGATCCTCTCTGGCGGCAACCCGCGCGACGTGGAGAGCATGTTCCTGTTGCAGTTCACCACCGGCAGCATCGGGCCGATCGGTTACCCGGTCATCGCCGCCGCGGTGATCGCTGTAGTCGCGCACGTGGTGTGGTTCCGCACCAGGTTCGGTGTGCACCTGCTCGCCACGGGCGGCAACAACGAAGCGGCCCGTGCGATGGGCATCAACACGGCACGCGTGAAGATCGCCGTCTACACCATGTCCGGTGTGCTCGCCGGTGTGGCCGCCATCCTGCTGGTGTCGCGCATCGGCGCGGCGGAACCGGCAGCGAACCTCAACTACCTGCTCAACTCGGTGGCGGCCGTGGTGCTCGGCGGGGTGAGCCTGTACGGCGGCAAGGGCACCGTGCTCGGCCCGGTGCTCGGCGCGCTGCTGCTCACCAGTCTGGTGAACGGCCTCACGCTGCTCGGCGTATCCCAGTTCTACCAACCGCTCGCGGTCGGCGTGATCGTCGTCGCTGCGGCGTTCCTCGCGAGGTACCAGCGATGA
- a CDS encoding TIM barrel protein, producing MNKLGIHALVWVGGWSEPEARHAISASAAAGYDLIEIPVLDPGTVDAAGTRRLLDEYGLAAGCSLGLSFDADISSRDPAAVARGQELLDAALAVAKGVGADYLGGVIYSALGKYAQPVTDAGRKNCVDSLARLADRAAADGITLGLEVVNRYESNVLNTTEQALALIDDIGADNVVVHLDTYHMNIEEPDFTTPVEQAGGRLGYVHVGEGHRGYLGTGTVDFAEFFRALHQADYGGVITFESFSSAVVNPTLSSNLAVWRNLWSDGVDLATHAKQFVVDGLAAAGDA from the coding sequence ATGAACAAGCTGGGCATCCACGCGCTCGTCTGGGTCGGTGGCTGGAGTGAGCCGGAGGCGCGCCACGCGATCTCGGCGTCCGCCGCGGCCGGCTACGACCTGATCGAGATCCCCGTGCTCGACCCCGGCACCGTCGACGCCGCCGGCACCCGCAGGTTGCTGGACGAGTACGGGCTTGCCGCCGGCTGCTCGCTCGGACTGAGCTTCGACGCCGACATCTCCAGTCGCGACCCGGCGGCCGTGGCTCGCGGGCAGGAGCTGCTCGACGCCGCTCTCGCCGTGGCGAAGGGCGTGGGTGCCGACTACCTCGGCGGCGTGATCTACTCCGCACTCGGCAAGTACGCCCAGCCGGTCACCGACGCCGGGCGGAAGAACTGCGTGGACTCGTTGGCACGGTTGGCCGACAGGGCGGCCGCCGACGGCATCACGCTCGGCCTCGAGGTCGTCAACAGGTACGAGAGCAACGTGCTCAACACCACCGAGCAGGCGCTCGCGCTCATCGACGACATCGGCGCGGACAACGTGGTCGTGCACCTCGACACGTACCACATGAACATCGAGGAGCCCGACTTCACGACACCGGTCGAGCAAGCCGGGGGGCGGCTCGGCTACGTGCACGTAGGGGAGGGCCATCGCGGTTACCTGGGTACGGGGACGGTCGACTTCGCGGAGTTCTTCCGCGCCCTGCACCAGGCGGACTATGGCGGCGTGATCACGTTCGAGAGCTTCTCGTCCGCGGTGGTGAACCCGACGCTGTCGTCGAACCTCGCGGTGTGGCGCAACCTGTGGAGCGACGGCGTGGACCTCGCGACGCACGCGAAGCAGTTCGTGGTCGACGGCCTGGCCGCCGCAGGCGATGCCTGA
- a CDS encoding ketopantoate reductase family protein: MNFVIIGAGAVGGVVGARLQEAGYAVTFVARGAHLAAMAADGLRVESPAGTATLDVRATDDLRTVDWTAGPVALVAVKSQQLPAVLTDLASAAPPETPVVCLQNGVANEPAALRLFSRVYGVNVNCPATFLEPGVVQAWSTPVTGLLDIGRYPGGVDDVARDVAAAFRASTFDAYAVEDIMRWKHRKLLTNLRNAVDAACGPGEQNAELAARALTEGEAVLTAAARCFASRDEDRTRRADLLELGDIDGRIRGGSSTWQSLQRATGDAEADYLNGEIVLLGRLHGVPTPANAALQHVTRQLAVDHRPPGSIPAADILAQLHG, from the coding sequence GTGAACTTCGTGATCATCGGAGCCGGCGCGGTCGGCGGTGTCGTCGGCGCCCGGCTGCAGGAGGCCGGGTACGCCGTCACCTTCGTCGCGCGCGGCGCACACCTGGCGGCGATGGCGGCGGACGGCCTGCGCGTCGAGTCGCCGGCAGGCACAGCCACCCTCGACGTCCGGGCGACGGACGACCTGCGTACCGTCGACTGGACCGCCGGGCCGGTGGCGCTCGTCGCGGTGAAGAGCCAGCAGCTACCCGCCGTGCTGACGGACCTCGCCTCGGCGGCGCCACCGGAGACGCCGGTCGTGTGCCTGCAGAACGGCGTCGCCAACGAGCCCGCGGCGCTGCGGTTGTTCTCCCGCGTCTACGGCGTGAACGTGAACTGTCCCGCGACGTTCCTCGAGCCCGGCGTCGTGCAGGCCTGGTCCACACCCGTCACCGGGCTGCTCGACATCGGCCGCTACCCCGGCGGCGTCGACGACGTAGCGCGCGACGTGGCCGCCGCGTTCCGCGCGTCTACCTTCGACGCGTACGCCGTCGAGGACATCATGCGGTGGAAACACCGCAAGCTGCTGACCAACCTGCGCAACGCCGTGGACGCTGCGTGCGGCCCCGGCGAGCAGAACGCGGAGCTCGCCGCCCGTGCGCTCACCGAAGGCGAGGCCGTGTTGACCGCCGCCGCCCGCTGCTTCGCCAGCCGCGACGAGGACCGAACGCGCCGCGCGGACCTCCTCGAGCTCGGCGACATCGACGGCCGCATCCGCGGCGGCAGCTCCACCTGGCAGAGCCTGCAACGCGCCACCGGCGACGCAGAAGCCGACTACCTCAACGGCGAGATCGTGCTCCTCGGCCGCCTACACGGCGTCCCCACACCAGCCAACGCGGCCCTGCAACACGTGACCCGCCAACTGGCGGTCGACCACCGCCCACCCGGCTCCATCCCGGCGGCCGACATCCTCGCCCAGCTGCACGGCTGA